A genome region from Bacteroidia bacterium includes the following:
- a CDS encoding diphthine--ammonia ligase, which yields MYKTFFNWSSGKDSALALYYLLQDKRYSVEYLLTSINTDYNRVSMHGIRVELLRKQLNCIDIPYGFISLSQNATNAEYEARMRQRIMELKFNGFEYAAFGDIFLEDIRKYRESQLNPLNIKAIFPLWQKNTTYLIEQFIELGFKAIVVCINTSVMDTSFLGRIIDKSFIKDLPANVDPCGENGEFHTFCFDGPIFKRPVSFSIGEFVFREYKNSVSSTGFWFCDLLY from the coding sequence ATGTATAAAACTTTTTTTAATTGGAGTAGTGGAAAGGATTCGGCTTTAGCACTGTACTACCTGTTGCAAGATAAAAGATACAGCGTTGAATACCTACTTACTTCTATAAATACTGACTACAACCGAGTAAGTATGCACGGCATAAGAGTAGAGCTACTCCGAAAGCAATTGAATTGCATAGATATTCCGTACGGCTTTATTTCACTATCTCAAAATGCAACTAATGCTGAATATGAAGCACGAATGCGTCAAAGAATAATGGAACTAAAATTCAATGGCTTTGAGTATGCAGCCTTTGGGGACATTTTTTTGGAAGACATTAGAAAATATAGGGAATCACAACTTAATCCACTAAATATAAAAGCCATTTTTCCATTATGGCAAAAAAATACGACCTATCTTATTGAACAATTTATTGAACTAGGATTCAAGGCAATTGTAGTTTGTATCAATACAAGCGTAATGGATACAAGCTTTTTAGGCAGAATCATTGATAAAAGTTTTATCAAGGATTTACCTGCCAATGTCGACCCTTGTGGTGAAAATGGTGAGTTTCATACGTTTTGTTTTGATGGTCCTATTTTCAAGCGTCCTGTTTCTTTTTCCATTGGCGAATTTGTTTTTAGAGAATATAAAAATAGTGTTTCAAGCACAGGATTTTGGTTTTGTGATTTATTATATTAA